In Leisingera sp. NJS204, the following are encoded in one genomic region:
- a CDS encoding MFS transporter, with amino-acid sequence MRSPILILMSAIGVIGANSLLLSPVVTAVSETLDASTTEVMRAASAYGLGVAAAALLLAPLADRIGAGRLLRAALMLLAAGLAASAAAPDVRWLMAAQAVCGLAAGAALPSIYTLAMVIAPKGREAQVLGYVLAGWTVSMVLGVSVSAWATDLAGWRTVYGALSGVALVLWGAARALRGAGSPSGQATSPLTALRVPGIMRGLLATALLMLGFYSSYFFTGAHITQALGHSTTQAGLLPLFYGIGFGLAVLLDPLLDRLGLARATPPVFLGVTASYLLMMVRADQYMLLLGLAVLWGICQHLALNLVVARVTQLDPQQRGAIMGLFSTVTYMCVFAAPFCGAAAYAGWGLAGCLAVSALLSACAALEAMGLRRKRVSPGGAPA; translated from the coding sequence ATGCGATCCCCTATTCTGATCCTGATGAGCGCAATTGGCGTGATTGGTGCAAACTCCCTGCTGCTGTCGCCTGTGGTGACGGCTGTCAGTGAAACCCTGGACGCCTCCACAACAGAGGTGATGCGGGCGGCCAGCGCCTATGGCCTCGGGGTGGCCGCGGCGGCGCTGCTGCTGGCGCCATTGGCAGACCGCATCGGCGCCGGGCGGCTGCTGCGCGCAGCCCTCATGCTGCTGGCCGCTGGACTGGCAGCCAGTGCCGCAGCACCGGATGTCCGGTGGCTGATGGCGGCGCAGGCGGTGTGCGGGCTGGCAGCGGGCGCCGCCCTGCCCTCGATCTATACGCTGGCGATGGTGATCGCCCCCAAAGGGCGCGAGGCGCAGGTGCTGGGCTATGTGCTGGCGGGTTGGACGGTGTCGATGGTGCTGGGCGTCAGCGTCAGCGCCTGGGCCACCGATCTGGCAGGCTGGCGGACGGTCTATGGCGCCCTGTCAGGCGTGGCGCTTGTGCTGTGGGGCGCGGCGCGCGCCCTGCGCGGAGCAGGCAGCCCCAGCGGCCAGGCAACCTCGCCGCTGACTGCGCTGCGGGTGCCGGGCATCATGCGCGGATTGCTGGCCACTGCGCTGCTGATGCTGGGCTTTTACAGCAGCTATTTCTTCACTGGTGCCCATATCACCCAAGCATTGGGGCACAGCACCACCCAGGCGGGCCTGCTGCCGCTGTTCTACGGCATCGGCTTTGGCCTGGCGGTGCTGCTGGATCCGCTGCTGGACCGGCTGGGACTGGCGCGGGCGACGCCGCCGGTGTTTCTGGGCGTCACTGCCAGCTATTTGCTGATGATGGTCCGGGCGGACCAATACATGCTGCTGCTGGGCCTCGCAGTGCTGTGGGGGATCTGCCAGCACCTGGCGCTGAACCTGGTGGTGGCGCGGGTGACACAGCTGGACCCGCAGCAGCGCGGTGCCATCATGGGGCTGTTCAGCACCGTGACCTACATGTGCGTCTTCGCAGCCCCCTTTTGCGGCGCTGCGGCCTATGCCGGCTGGGGACTGGCGGGCTGCTTAGCCGTCTCCGCCCTGCTGTCAGCCTGCGCTGCGCTTGAGGCCATGGGCCTGAGACGCAAGCGGGTCAGCCCTGGCGGCGCCCCGGCTTGA
- the argS gene encoding arginine--tRNA ligase, translating to MNLFTDIRSLVIDSLTAMTADGALPEGLDFANVAVEPPRDAAHGDMATNAAMVLAKPARMKPRDIAEALAARLAADVRVTSAEVAGPGFLNLRLAPGIWQNVLKSVLDAGTDFGRSGLGAGKRVNVEYVSANPTGPLHVGHTRGAVFGDALASLLAYAGYDVTREYYINDGGGQVDVLARSVYLRYLEAHGQEVAFADGTYPGDYLKPVGQALKDKVGDAYVGKGEDVWLADVREFSTEAMMVLIREDLAQLGIEMDVFYSEKSLYGTGKIEAALEALQSKGLIYQGVLEPPKGKKPDDWEPREQTLFKSTDHGDDVDRAVKKSDGAWTYFAPDIAYHYDKVERGFDELIDIFGADHGGYVKRMKAAVSALSDGRVPLDIKLCQLVKLFKDGQEFKMSKRAGTFVTLRDVVDAVGADVTRFMLLTRKNDQGFDFDLDKALEQSKDNPVFYVQYANARICSTLRKAAEQNIAADDATLNAADLSLIADPAQLAVVKKLAEWPRQVEIAARSNEPHRVAFYLYDLASELHGLYHLGKSNEGLRFVKESSQSATHANLALARAVSVVISAGLGILGVKPAEEMR from the coding sequence ATGAACCTCTTTACCGATATCCGCTCGCTTGTGATTGACAGTCTGACCGCGATGACCGCGGACGGCGCGCTGCCCGAGGGGCTTGATTTTGCCAATGTCGCGGTGGAGCCGCCACGCGATGCCGCCCATGGCGACATGGCAACCAATGCGGCGATGGTTCTGGCCAAGCCCGCCAGGATGAAGCCGCGCGATATCGCCGAAGCGCTGGCCGCCAGGCTGGCCGCGGATGTGCGGGTGACGTCGGCCGAGGTCGCAGGCCCCGGCTTTTTGAACCTGCGCCTTGCGCCCGGCATCTGGCAGAACGTTCTGAAATCGGTCCTGGACGCAGGCACGGATTTCGGCCGCTCTGGTCTGGGCGCGGGCAAGCGGGTGAACGTGGAATATGTCTCGGCCAACCCGACCGGCCCGCTGCACGTGGGCCATACCCGAGGCGCGGTGTTCGGCGATGCGCTGGCCTCGCTCTTGGCTTATGCCGGCTATGACGTCACCCGCGAATACTACATCAACGACGGCGGCGGCCAGGTCGATGTGCTGGCGCGGTCTGTCTACCTGCGCTACCTGGAAGCGCACGGGCAGGAAGTGGCCTTTGCCGACGGCACCTATCCGGGTGATTACCTGAAGCCGGTGGGGCAGGCGCTGAAGGACAAGGTGGGTGATGCTTATGTCGGCAAGGGCGAGGACGTCTGGCTGGCGGACGTGCGGGAGTTCTCCACCGAGGCGATGATGGTGCTGATCCGCGAGGACCTGGCCCAGCTTGGCATCGAAATGGATGTGTTCTATTCGGAAAAATCCCTCTATGGCACCGGCAAGATCGAGGCGGCGCTGGAGGCGCTGCAATCCAAGGGGCTGATCTATCAAGGCGTGCTGGAGCCGCCCAAGGGCAAAAAGCCCGATGATTGGGAACCGCGCGAGCAGACCCTGTTCAAATCCACTGACCATGGCGACGACGTTGACCGGGCGGTGAAGAAATCCGATGGCGCCTGGACCTATTTCGCACCGGACATTGCTTATCACTATGACAAGGTCGAGCGCGGCTTTGACGAGCTGATCGACATTTTCGGCGCCGACCACGGCGGCTATGTCAAACGGATGAAGGCGGCCGTGTCGGCGCTGTCGGATGGCCGGGTGCCGCTGGATATCAAGCTGTGCCAGCTGGTGAAGCTGTTCAAGGACGGTCAGGAATTCAAGATGTCCAAGCGGGCAGGGACCTTTGTCACCCTGCGCGATGTTGTCGATGCGGTGGGCGCAGACGTGACCCGGTTCATGCTGCTGACCCGCAAGAACGATCAGGGTTTCGACTTTGACCTCGATAAGGCGCTGGAGCAGTCCAAGGATAACCCGGTGTTCTATGTGCAATATGCCAACGCGCGGATCTGCTCGACCCTGCGCAAGGCGGCGGAACAGAATATTGCGGCCGATGATGCCACGCTGAACGCTGCGGATCTGAGCCTGATCGCCGACCCGGCGCAGCTGGCAGTGGTCAAGAAGCTGGCCGAATGGCCGCGCCAGGTGGAAATCGCCGCCCGCAGCAATGAACCGCACCGGGTGGCCTTCTATCTCTATGACCTCGCGTCTGAGTTGCACGGGCTGTACCATCTGGGCAAATCGAACGAAGGTTTACGATTTGTTAAGGAGAGCAGCCAATCGGCAACACATGCGAATTTGGCGCTGGCCCGGGCCGTTTCCGTTGTCATTTCCGCAGGTCTTGGTATTCTTGGCGTGAAACCGGCAGAAGAGATGCGATAA
- the nagZ gene encoding beta-N-acetylhexosaminidase, with translation MTYGATILDAEGLRLTADEKAFFRDADPFGFILFARNLGDVEQIQALCGDFREAVGRDAPITIDQEGGRVQRLRKPLARNWLPPLEHVQLAGEDAVRAMYLRYRLIAHELYTLGIDSNCAPIADVACMETHEFLKNRCYGTSAATVVRIARAVATAHLDGGVLPVLKHIPGHGRAAADSHLDLPHVANHPDVLEQSDFAAFQALNDLPLGMTAHLVYDAYDDRPATTSPVMMRLIRERIGFDGLVMTDDISMKALQGSLADNARASIAAGCDVVLLCNASLEERIAVAEAAGAMTAAAQTRAERALAARRPPAALDILSAERELAALMGGQVYG, from the coding sequence ATGACCTACGGAGCCACCATCCTTGACGCCGAGGGCCTGCGGCTGACTGCCGATGAAAAGGCGTTCTTCCGCGATGCCGATCCGTTTGGATTCATCCTGTTTGCCCGCAATCTGGGAGATGTCGAACAGATCCAGGCGCTGTGCGGTGACTTCCGCGAGGCGGTGGGCCGCGATGCCCCGATCACCATCGACCAGGAGGGCGGGCGGGTGCAGCGGCTGCGCAAACCGCTGGCACGCAATTGGCTGCCGCCGCTGGAGCATGTGCAACTGGCGGGCGAGGACGCCGTGCGGGCAATGTACCTGCGCTATAGGTTGATTGCCCATGAACTGTATACGCTGGGCATCGATAGCAACTGTGCGCCGATTGCCGATGTCGCCTGCATGGAAACCCATGAATTTCTGAAGAACCGCTGCTATGGCACCAGCGCCGCAACGGTAGTCCGGATTGCCCGTGCAGTGGCCACCGCGCATCTTGATGGCGGCGTGCTGCCGGTGCTGAAGCATATCCCCGGCCATGGCCGCGCCGCTGCTGACAGCCATCTGGACCTGCCGCATGTGGCGAACCACCCTGACGTGCTGGAGCAAAGCGACTTTGCCGCGTTCCAGGCACTGAACGACCTGCCGCTGGGGATGACCGCGCATCTGGTCTATGACGCCTATGACGACCGCCCCGCTACAACGTCACCGGTGATGATGCGTCTGATCCGCGAACGCATCGGGTTTGACGGGCTGGTTATGACCGATGACATCTCGATGAAGGCTCTGCAGGGCTCGCTGGCGGACAATGCCCGCGCCTCGATCGCGGCAGGCTGCGATGTTGTGCTTTTGTGCAATGCCTCGCTGGAAGAACGGATCGCGGTGGCTGAGGCTGCAGGGGCGATGACAGCGGCGGCGCAGACCCGCGCAGAACGCGCTTTGGCGGCCCGCCGCCCGCCTGCTGCCCTTGACATTCTGAGCGCTGAAAGAGAACTTGCCGCCCTCATGGGCGGGCAGGTTTATGGCTGA
- a CDS encoding GFA family protein: MIEGSCCCGAVKFELLAQPSLMGTCHCSRCRKAGASTIVFVKKEDLRWIAGKEEVTLYQPAPPYKYGRCFCRICGSSLGEILSQDASFPIAANALDGALEVANSFHEFVGEKPGWYAICDGAKQSEGHPA; this comes from the coding sequence ATGATTGAGGGAAGCTGTTGCTGCGGCGCGGTGAAGTTTGAGCTGCTGGCGCAGCCGTCGCTGATGGGCACCTGCCATTGCTCGCGCTGCCGCAAGGCGGGGGCCAGCACCATTGTGTTTGTGAAGAAGGAAGACCTGCGCTGGATTGCCGGCAAGGAGGAGGTGACGCTGTATCAGCCTGCGCCACCCTATAAATACGGCCGTTGTTTCTGCCGGATCTGCGGCAGCTCGCTGGGCGAGATCCTGTCGCAGGACGCCAGTTTTCCGATCGCCGCAAATGCACTGGACGGGGCGCTGGAGGTGGCGAACAGTTTCCACGAGTTTGTGGGCGAGAAGCCGGGCTGGTATGCGATTTGCGACGGTGCGAAGCAGTCGGAGGGGCATCCGGCGTAG
- a CDS encoding HesB/IscA family protein, translating into MNLPPKVTDRAFARLAEIGAADQGQALRVAVEGGGCSGFQYEIALDEAKPEDLVLEGQGEMVVVDTVSLPFLENAVIDFTEELIGARFTIENPNATSSCGCGTSFSM; encoded by the coding sequence ATGAACCTGCCCCCGAAAGTCACTGACCGCGCCTTTGCCCGGCTGGCCGAGATCGGCGCCGCGGACCAGGGCCAGGCGCTGCGCGTCGCGGTCGAAGGCGGCGGCTGCTCGGGCTTTCAGTACGAGATCGCACTGGACGAGGCGAAACCCGAAGATCTGGTGCTTGAGGGCCAGGGCGAAATGGTCGTCGTCGACACGGTCTCCCTGCCGTTCCTGGAAAACGCAGTGATCGATTTCACCGAGGAGCTGATCGGCGCCCGCTTCACCATCGAGAACCCCAACGCCACCTCCAGCTGCGGCTGCGGCACCTCGTTTTCGATGTGA
- a CDS encoding deoxyguanosinetriphosphate triphosphohydrolase, whose amino-acid sequence MHAPYATMPDRSRGRQVTEEESSFRSPYQRDRDRIIHASAFRRLKHKTQVFVEHEGDNYRTRLTHSIEVGQVGRTIAGALGLNQELTEAVALAHDLGHTPFGHTGEDALHGLMAPYGGFDHNAQAIRIVTCLERHYAEFDGLNLTWETLEAIAKHNGPVVGELPWALAECNAAVDLELHTHASAEAQVAALADDIAYNNHDLHDALRAGLFGDDDLARLPLLDKAYGAVDRLYPGLDSNRRRHEALRRFFGVMVGDVIGTARMLLAESAVQSVEEVRALDYPLVQFSPEIWAGLKDIRAFLFTRMYRAPSVMEKRAKVAKVVEALFPYFLDNPQDMPERWHADIAAAQGRTALARIVSDYIAGMTDRFALQQHERLIGVKVEV is encoded by the coding sequence ATGCATGCGCCTTATGCCACGATGCCGGACCGCAGCCGCGGGCGGCAGGTGACCGAGGAGGAAAGCTCCTTCCGATCGCCCTATCAGCGTGACCGCGACCGGATCATCCACGCCAGTGCGTTCCGCAGGTTGAAACATAAGACCCAGGTGTTTGTCGAACATGAGGGCGACAATTACCGCACCCGCCTTACTCATTCGATTGAAGTGGGGCAGGTGGGCCGGACAATTGCCGGCGCCTTGGGGCTGAACCAGGAGCTGACCGAGGCGGTGGCGTTGGCGCATGACTTGGGCCACACGCCGTTCGGCCACACCGGTGAGGATGCGCTGCACGGGCTGATGGCACCCTATGGCGGGTTTGATCATAATGCCCAGGCGATCCGCATTGTGACCTGTCTGGAGCGCCATTACGCCGAATTCGACGGGTTGAACCTCACCTGGGAAACCCTTGAAGCGATTGCGAAACACAACGGTCCGGTGGTGGGGGAGCTGCCCTGGGCGCTGGCGGAATGCAACGCGGCGGTGGATCTGGAACTGCACACCCACGCAAGTGCCGAGGCGCAAGTAGCGGCGCTGGCGGATGACATTGCCTACAACAACCACGATCTGCACGATGCGCTGCGGGCCGGGCTGTTCGGCGATGATGATCTGGCACGGCTGCCGCTGCTGGACAAGGCGTATGGCGCGGTGGACCGGCTGTATCCGGGTCTGGACTCGAACCGCCGCCGGCACGAGGCACTGCGGCGTTTCTTCGGGGTCATGGTCGGTGATGTGATCGGCACTGCCCGGATGCTGCTGGCGGAGTCTGCTGTACAGAGTGTCGAGGAGGTACGGGCGCTGGATTATCCGCTGGTGCAGTTCTCGCCGGAAATTTGGGCCGGGCTGAAAGACATCCGCGCCTTCCTGTTCACCCGCATGTACCGCGCCCCTTCGGTGATGGAGAAACGCGCCAAGGTCGCCAAGGTGGTGGAGGCGCTGTTTCCCTACTTTCTGGACAATCCGCAGGACATGCCGGAGCGCTGGCACGCCGATATCGCGGCTGCACAGGGACGCACCGCGCTGGCGCGGATTGTGTCGGATTACATTGCCGGCATGACCGACCGTTTCGCCCTGCAGCAGCATGAGCGGCTGATCGGGGTGAAGGTTGAGGTCTGA
- the scpB gene encoding SMC-Scp complex subunit ScpB, with protein MEDQLMDSHGAPVREESDTLFDAPPMAEQERMVEAVLFASPEPVTLRDLEGRMPHGCNPREAVEHLRKRYEGRGVRVVRLGDAWAIRTAPDLGFLMQKETTELRKLSRAAIETLAIVAYHQPVTRTEIEEIRGVSVSRGTIDQLMEMDWIRLGRRRMTPGRPVTFVVTPVFLDHFGLESARDLPGLKELRAAGLLENRPPPGAFAMGQGGDDDEEPEEQAELFEE; from the coding sequence ATGGAAGACCAGCTTATGGACAGCCACGGCGCTCCCGTCCGCGAAGAGAGCGACACGCTGTTTGATGCGCCGCCGATGGCGGAGCAGGAGCGGATGGTCGAGGCGGTGCTGTTTGCCAGCCCTGAGCCTGTCACCCTGCGCGATCTGGAAGGCCGTATGCCGCATGGCTGCAACCCGCGTGAGGCGGTGGAGCATCTGCGCAAACGCTATGAGGGGCGCGGCGTGCGGGTGGTGCGTCTGGGCGATGCCTGGGCGATCCGCACAGCACCCGATCTGGGCTTTCTGATGCAGAAGGAAACCACCGAGCTGCGCAAGCTGAGCCGCGCCGCGATTGAGACTTTGGCGATTGTCGCCTATCACCAGCCGGTCACCCGCACCGAGATCGAAGAGATCCGCGGCGTGTCGGTGTCGCGCGGTACCATTGACCAGCTGATGGAGATGGACTGGATCCGCCTGGGCCGCCGCCGGATGACGCCGGGCCGCCCGGTGACCTTTGTGGTGACGCCGGTCTTTTTGGATCACTTCGGCCTGGAAAGTGCCCGCGACCTGCCGGGATTGAAAGAGCTGCGCGCCGCGGGCCTGCTGGAGAACCGGCCGCCGCCGGGGGCCTTTGCGATGGGCCAGGGGGGCGACGACGACGAGGAACCGGAAGAACAGGCGGAACTGTTCGAAGAGTGA
- a CDS encoding segregation and condensation protein A has protein sequence MAEQTLFSDTDTTVEERLAAEALIVDVDGFEGPLDLLLTLSRTQKVDLRKISVLELAKQYLTFVNKAKELRIELAADYLVMAAWLAFLKSRLLLPPDPAEDGPSGEELAAHLAFQLERLQAMRDASARLLARDRLGRDFFARGEEESVARIKTVTYTANLLDLMQAYARIRTKEDFRPFVMDRESVFTMEEALERMRQLLGFTGGWTDLISYLPDGWHSDPVKRRSATASTFAASLQLVKEGRLELRQSEIFAPIQLRSLNEDT, from the coding sequence ATGGCTGAGCAGACACTTTTTTCAGACACGGACACGACGGTAGAGGAGCGGCTGGCAGCCGAAGCCCTGATCGTGGATGTGGACGGGTTCGAAGGCCCGCTTGACCTGCTTTTGACCCTGTCGCGCACCCAGAAAGTGGACCTGCGCAAGATCTCGGTGCTGGAGCTGGCCAAGCAGTACCTGACCTTTGTCAACAAGGCCAAGGAGCTGCGGATCGAGCTGGCCGCGGATTACCTGGTGATGGCGGCCTGGCTGGCGTTCCTGAAATCCCGCCTGCTGCTGCCCCCCGACCCGGCGGAAGACGGCCCCTCGGGCGAGGAACTGGCGGCACACCTGGCGTTCCAGCTGGAACGCCTGCAGGCGATGCGCGATGCTTCGGCCCGGCTGCTGGCCCGCGACCGGCTGGGGCGCGACTTCTTTGCCCGCGGCGAAGAAGAGAGCGTCGCCCGGATCAAGACCGTTACCTATACTGCCAACCTGCTGGATCTGATGCAGGCCTATGCCCGCATCCGCACCAAGGAGGATTTCCGCCCCTTTGTGATGGACCGGGAGTCGGTCTTTACGATGGAAGAAGCGCTGGAGCGGATGCGCCAGCTGCTGGGTTTTACCGGCGGCTGGACCGATCTGATCAGCTATCTGCCGGACGGCTGGCACAGCGATCCGGTCAAGCGCCGCTCGGCCACTGCCTCCACCTTTGCTGCGTCTTTGCAGCTGGTGAAGGAAGGCAGGCTTGAGCTGCGCCAGAGTGAGATATTTGCGCCGATCCAGCTGCGCAGCCTGAACGAGGATACCTGA
- a CDS encoding Lrp/AsnC family transcriptional regulator, which produces MATEITDGVRKNTGPGRVLDALDRRILGALSVDATLSYAAIGQEVGLSAPAVHERVKRLRASGAIESTVARLDGAAVGKPLLAFIHVDTEGWGVTTDLLALQEMPELEEVHSSAGDTNLILKVRVASPKALEGLLARIYEVGCVRATRTYTVLSTHLDRPVQAGTTKELANGGPVK; this is translated from the coding sequence ATGGCAACGGAAATAACAGATGGGGTTCGGAAGAATACGGGGCCGGGCCGGGTTCTGGATGCTTTGGACCGAAGAATATTAGGCGCGCTGAGCGTCGATGCGACGCTGTCTTATGCTGCCATCGGCCAGGAGGTCGGTCTGTCGGCGCCCGCGGTGCATGAGCGGGTCAAGCGGCTGCGTGCCTCTGGTGCCATCGAGTCGACCGTTGCGCGGCTGGACGGCGCTGCAGTGGGCAAGCCGCTGCTGGCCTTTATCCATGTGGACACCGAGGGCTGGGGCGTGACCACGGATCTTTTGGCGCTGCAAGAGATGCCGGAGCTGGAGGAGGTGCACAGCTCTGCCGGGGATACCAACCTGATTCTCAAGGTGCGGGTTGCCTCCCCCAAAGCGCTGGAGGGGCTGCTGGCGCGGATTTACGAGGTCGGCTGTGTGCGTGCCACCCGCACCTATACGGTGCTGTCGACGCATCTGGACCGGCCGGTGCAGGCGGGCACGACGAAGGAACTGGCGAACGGCGGGCCAGTGAAGTGA
- a CDS encoding YciI family protein, whose protein sequence is MTAPRETRKTAPALTRWAVMFRDAPAMMDVRASQSRRDAHVAYVRDHPELRIGGGLKPDTDGDFCGALWIVEAEDRVEVEHLIHGDPFYVPAFRSYEIFTWGKILEDQTATL, encoded by the coding sequence ATGACCGCTCCCCGGGAAACCCGCAAGACCGCGCCGGCGCTGACCCGCTGGGCGGTGATGTTCCGTGATGCGCCGGCAATGATGGATGTGCGCGCCAGCCAATCCCGGCGCGATGCTCATGTGGCTTATGTCCGGGATCACCCGGAACTGCGGATCGGCGGCGGGCTGAAGCCGGACACCGATGGCGATTTCTGCGGTGCGCTGTGGATCGTCGAGGCCGAGGACCGTGTCGAGGTGGAGCATCTGATCCATGGTGATCCGTTTTATGTGCCTGCTTTCCGGTCCTATGAGATCTTCACCTGGGGCAAGATCCTGGAAGACCAGACCGCCACCCTGTGA
- a CDS encoding YciI family protein — MARWTVTFTDKPEMDRVRGDKKRREAHIAFVRSRSGLQIGGALAMRPMQDFPGAIWNVEAETRQDVERLILQDPYYVASLRTYKITEWGTASAIQGMLS; from the coding sequence ATGGCACGCTGGACCGTCACATTCACGGACAAGCCCGAAATGGACCGGGTGCGCGGCGACAAGAAGCGGCGCGAGGCGCATATCGCCTTTGTGCGGTCCAGGTCCGGGCTGCAAATCGGCGGCGCGCTGGCGATGCGGCCGATGCAGGATTTCCCAGGCGCGATCTGGAATGTGGAGGCGGAGACCCGTCAGGATGTGGAACGGCTGATCCTGCAGGATCCTTATTACGTGGCCTCTTTGCGCACCTACAAGATCACCGAATGGGGCACGGCCTCAGCCATTCAGGGAATGCTGTCATGA
- a CDS encoding SPOR domain-containing protein: MAYFAQAGQGRAYAQGSGHEQDAASENTYTQQYSGQQYSGQNSGGQHYSGPGAEPNYGYEDSAYGYQPEGQGHGPQDYAVFAAPAGLRARFSKSLSILGAVASIALVAGVGFWGYKLVMRDVSGVPVVRAAEGPMREQPVLPGGSQADHQGLAVNAVAASGSAEAPADRLTLAPAAIELTEDDKPLPELAAEAAPAAELPAAPVEPGVPAVPGVSEEAVASFQNGDIDALVAELAREAEPLSAAVPASAQAPAIVQPEPLQPALAAAVPSPAILNAPGVKVSLRPSARPARFSPAPAAAAPAARAGTVDVDPATLAAGTRLAQLGAYESPEVARAEWDRIHARFADYLEGKQRVIQRAESGGRTFYRLRAMGFAGLSDARRFCSALVAGNADCIPVTTR, translated from the coding sequence ATGGCGTATTTTGCGCAGGCGGGCCAAGGCCGCGCCTATGCACAAGGCAGCGGTCACGAACAGGACGCTGCCTCGGAAAACACATACACACAGCAATATTCTGGCCAGCAGTATTCCGGCCAGAACTCCGGGGGGCAGCACTATTCCGGGCCAGGAGCCGAGCCGAATTACGGCTATGAAGACTCCGCCTATGGATATCAGCCCGAAGGGCAGGGCCACGGCCCCCAGGACTATGCCGTTTTTGCTGCTCCTGCCGGGCTGCGGGCGCGATTCTCGAAATCGCTGAGCATTCTGGGAGCAGTTGCGTCGATTGCCCTGGTCGCCGGGGTGGGCTTTTGGGGCTACAAGTTGGTGATGCGGGATGTCAGCGGCGTTCCAGTGGTGCGCGCAGCCGAAGGACCGATGCGCGAACAGCCTGTGCTGCCGGGCGGCTCTCAGGCGGATCACCAGGGGCTGGCTGTCAACGCGGTTGCCGCCAGCGGCAGCGCTGAAGCCCCTGCCGACCGGCTGACCCTGGCGCCTGCCGCCATTGAGCTGACCGAAGATGACAAACCGCTGCCCGAGCTGGCCGCCGAGGCCGCGCCGGCGGCTGAACTGCCTGCGGCCCCGGTTGAACCCGGCGTTCCCGCAGTGCCCGGCGTCAGCGAGGAGGCCGTGGCCTCGTTCCAGAACGGCGATATCGACGCGCTGGTTGCCGAATTGGCGCGTGAGGCCGAGCCGCTTTCCGCCGCTGTGCCCGCATCGGCGCAGGCCCCTGCCATCGTGCAGCCGGAACCGCTGCAGCCGGCGCTTGCCGCCGCAGTCCCGTCGCCTGCAATTCTGAATGCGCCGGGTGTCAAGGTCTCGCTGCGGCCATCGGCCCGGCCCGCACGGTTCAGCCCGGCTCCGGCCGCAGCCGCACCGGCAGCACGTGCCGGGACCGTTGATGTGGATCCGGCAACCCTTGCGGCAGGCACACGGCTGGCGCAGCTTGGCGCCTATGAAAGCCCGGAGGTGGCGCGCGCTGAATGGGACCGCATCCATGCCCGTTTCGCGGACTATCTTGAGGGCAAGCAGCGGGTGATTCAGCGCGCCGAAAGCGGCGGGCGCACGTTCTACCGGCTGCGGGCGATGGGCTTTGCCGGCCTGTCGGACGCCCGCCGGTTCTGCTCGGCGCTGGTGGCTGGCAATGCCGATTGCATTCCGGTAACCACACGGTAA
- a CDS encoding DMT family transporter, with amino-acid sequence MGGTRNQALGGALLVVAYTGLIASADGITKLLAGQYAAAQLYALSGAMVVGFCLLADRLPAQRGGFRTRCPRAMALRSVATLIAAVCFFYAFRLLPFAEVFVFIGLMPLLAGAMSGAVLKEPVRPAAWIALAAGFCGVLFLLPHGNADAHASWGHFVAFGAVLSGTFSMTMARFIGRYESNALAQVFYPNLTLCGAMLLALPFVWVPMPLADVVWAAAYAFLLFGARWLLVVALRLMASYAVTPLMNLQFIWMAVIGSVFFGEFPPATTYIGGAIVIASGLYLVWDQFAPALPRLRGQGRLQTDP; translated from the coding sequence ATGGGCGGCACCCGCAATCAGGCCTTGGGCGGTGCGCTGCTGGTGGTGGCCTATACCGGGTTGATCGCTTCGGCCGACGGGATCACAAAATTGCTGGCGGGCCAGTATGCGGCGGCGCAGCTTTATGCGCTGTCCGGTGCGATGGTGGTGGGGTTCTGCCTGCTGGCGGACCGGCTGCCGGCGCAGCGCGGCGGCTTCCGCACCCGCTGCCCGCGGGCGATGGCTCTCAGGTCAGTGGCGACGCTGATCGCTGCGGTCTGTTTCTTCTATGCTTTCCGGCTGCTGCCTTTTGCCGAAGTGTTTGTCTTTATCGGCCTGATGCCGCTGCTGGCCGGCGCCATGTCCGGAGCAGTATTGAAAGAGCCTGTGCGCCCGGCGGCCTGGATCGCGCTGGCCGCGGGATTTTGCGGCGTGTTGTTTCTGCTGCCGCATGGCAACGCGGACGCGCATGCATCCTGGGGCCATTTCGTGGCCTTTGGTGCGGTGCTTTCCGGCACGTTTTCCATGACCATGGCACGGTTTATCGGCCGTTATGAAAGCAACGCACTGGCGCAGGTGTTCTATCCCAACCTGACGCTGTGCGGCGCAATGCTGCTGGCGCTGCCGTTTGTATGGGTGCCGATGCCGCTTGCTGATGTGGTGTGGGCTGCGGCCTATGCCTTCTTGTTGTTCGGCGCGCGCTGGCTGCTGGTGGTGGCGTTGCGGCTTATGGCTTCTTATGCGGTGACTCCGCTGATGAACCTGCAGTTCATCTGGATGGCGGTTATCGGTTCAGTCTTCTTTGGCGAGTTTCCGCCAGCCACCACCTATATCGGCGGTGCCATTGTGATTGCGTCCGGTCTGTATCTGGTCTGGGATCAGTTTGCCCCGGCCTTGCCAAGGCTGCGCGGCCAGGGACGGCTGCAGACCGATCCCTAG